From Carettochelys insculpta isolate YL-2023 chromosome 3, ASM3395843v1, whole genome shotgun sequence, a single genomic window includes:
- the SESN1 gene encoding sestrin-1 isoform X3 — translation MRLAATAGHNRAYAVQGLLCGSGRSRGREELGIRIPRPLGHGPSRFIPEEEILQVGNEDAQMHTLFADSFATLGHLDNITLVMVFHPQYLESFLKTQHYLLQMDGPLPLHYRHYIGIMAAARHQCSYLVNLHVNDFLHVGGDPKWLNGLENAPHKLQSLGELNKILAHRPWLLTKEHIEQLLKTEEHSWSLAELIHAVVLLTHYHSLASFTFGCGISPEIHCEGGHTFRLPSVSDYCNCDITNGNHGVDETHVSPAGSISTTESFCEVEALMEKMKKLQECRDEEEASQEEMATRFEREKRESMFVCCSEDEESAPTRDVSRHFEDPSYGYKDFSRHGMHVPTFRAQDYSWEDHGYSLVNRLYPDVGQLIDEKFHIAYNLTYNTMAMHKDVDTSMLRRAIWNYIHCMFGIRYDDYDYGEINQLLDRSFKVYIKTVVCTPEKTTKRMYESFWRQFKHSEKVHVNLLLVEARMQAELLYALRAITHYMT, via the exons ATGAGGCTGGCGGCTACAGCCGGCCACAACCGGGCGTACGCggtgcaggggctgctgtgcGGCAGCGGCAGGAGCCGGGGCCGCGAG GAACTGGGAATTAGAATTCCTAGACCGCTGGGACATGGACCAAGCAGATTCATCCCAGAGGAGGAG ATTCTTCAAGTGGGAAATGAAGATGCCCAGATGCATACATTGTTTGCAGATTCTTTTGCTACTTTGGGCCATTTGGACAACATCACTTTAGTTATGGTTTTCCACCCTCAGTATCTAGAAAGCTTTCTTAAAACTCAGCACTATCTTCTACAGATGGATGGTCCATTGCCTCTTCATTACCGACACTACATAGGGATAATG gcTGCAGCAAGACATCAGTGCTCCTATCTAGTTAACCTCCATGTTAATGACTTCCTTCATGTTGGAGGAGACCCCAAATGGTTGAATGGCCTAGAGAATGCACCTCATAAACTGCAAAGCTTAGgagaattaaataaaatattggcTCATCGTCCCTGGCTTCTCACCAAAGAGCATATTGAG CAACTTCTGAAGACAGAAGAGCATAGCTGGTCCCTGGCAGAGCTGATCCATGCAGTTGTTCTCCTTACGCATTACCATTCACTTGCCTCTTTCACATTTGGCTGTGGAATCAGCCCAGAAATTCATTGTGAGGGTGGCCACACCTTCAGGCTTCCTTCTGTCAGTGACTATTGCAACTGTGATATTACAAATGGCAACCATGGAGTGGATGAAACTCACGTCAGCCCAGCTGGAAGCATTTCA ACAACTGAATCTTTCTGTGAAGTTGAAGCACTTATGGAGAAAATGAAGAAGCTGCAAGAGTGCAGAGATGAAGAGGAAGCCAGCCAAGAGGAGATGGCCACACGttttgagagagagaagagagaaagcaTGTTCGTGTGTTGTTCAG AGGATGAGGAATCGGCACCAACGAGGGATGTGTCTCGTCACTTTGAGGATCCGAGCTATGGATATAAAGACTTTTCCAGACATGGAATGCATGTGCCTACGTTCCGTGCTCAG gACTATTCCTGGGAGGACCATGGCTATTCCTTGGTTAATCGTCTTTACCCAGATGTGGGGCAGCTGATTGATGAGAAATTTCACATTGCTTACAATCTGACCTATAATACAATGGCCATGCATAAAGATGTAGATACCTCCATGCTTAGGCGTGCAATTTGGAACTATATCCATTGTATGTTTGGAATAAG ATATGATGACTATGACTATGGTGAAATTAATCAGTTGTTGGACCGCAGCTTTAAAGTTTACATCAAAACTGTGGTTTGCACTCCTGAAAAAACCACAAAAAGAATGTATGAGAGCTTCTGGAGGCAGTTCAAACACTCTGAGAAG gttcATGTTAATTTGCTTCTTGTAGAAGCTCGGATGCAAGCTGAACTACTTTATGCTCTGAGAGCTATTACACATTATATGACCTGA
- the SESN1 gene encoding sestrin-1 isoform X4: MFRNWELEFLDRWDMDQADSSQRRRCRLSLSSPAPSGPDWCRTRELAEPWEILQVGNEDAQMHTLFADSFATLGHLDNITLVMVFHPQYLESFLKTQHYLLQMDGPLPLHYRHYIGIMAAARHQCSYLVNLHVNDFLHVGGDPKWLNGLENAPHKLQSLGELNKILAHRPWLLTKEHIEQLLKTEEHSWSLAELIHAVVLLTHYHSLASFTFGCGISPEIHCEGGHTFRLPSVSDYCNCDITNGNHGVDETHVSPAGSISTTESFCEVEALMEKMKKLQECRDEEEASQEEMATRFEREKRESMFVCCSEDEESAPTRDVSRHFEDPSYGYKDFSRHGMHVPTFRAQDYSWEDHGYSLVNRLYPDVGQLIDEKFHIAYNLTYNTMAMHKDVDTSMLRRAIWNYIHCMFGIRYDDYDYGEINQLLDRSFKVYIKTVVCTPEKTTKRMYESFWRQFKHSEKVHVNLLLVEARMQAELLYALRAITHYMT, encoded by the exons GAACTGGGAATTAGAATTCCTAGACCGCTGGGACATGGACCAAGCAGATTCATCCCAGAGGAGGAG atgcaggttgagcctctctagtccggcaccctctggacctgactggtgccgaaccagagaacttgctgaaccatgggag ATTCTTCAAGTGGGAAATGAAGATGCCCAGATGCATACATTGTTTGCAGATTCTTTTGCTACTTTGGGCCATTTGGACAACATCACTTTAGTTATGGTTTTCCACCCTCAGTATCTAGAAAGCTTTCTTAAAACTCAGCACTATCTTCTACAGATGGATGGTCCATTGCCTCTTCATTACCGACACTACATAGGGATAATG gcTGCAGCAAGACATCAGTGCTCCTATCTAGTTAACCTCCATGTTAATGACTTCCTTCATGTTGGAGGAGACCCCAAATGGTTGAATGGCCTAGAGAATGCACCTCATAAACTGCAAAGCTTAGgagaattaaataaaatattggcTCATCGTCCCTGGCTTCTCACCAAAGAGCATATTGAG CAACTTCTGAAGACAGAAGAGCATAGCTGGTCCCTGGCAGAGCTGATCCATGCAGTTGTTCTCCTTACGCATTACCATTCACTTGCCTCTTTCACATTTGGCTGTGGAATCAGCCCAGAAATTCATTGTGAGGGTGGCCACACCTTCAGGCTTCCTTCTGTCAGTGACTATTGCAACTGTGATATTACAAATGGCAACCATGGAGTGGATGAAACTCACGTCAGCCCAGCTGGAAGCATTTCA ACAACTGAATCTTTCTGTGAAGTTGAAGCACTTATGGAGAAAATGAAGAAGCTGCAAGAGTGCAGAGATGAAGAGGAAGCCAGCCAAGAGGAGATGGCCACACGttttgagagagagaagagagaaagcaTGTTCGTGTGTTGTTCAG AGGATGAGGAATCGGCACCAACGAGGGATGTGTCTCGTCACTTTGAGGATCCGAGCTATGGATATAAAGACTTTTCCAGACATGGAATGCATGTGCCTACGTTCCGTGCTCAG gACTATTCCTGGGAGGACCATGGCTATTCCTTGGTTAATCGTCTTTACCCAGATGTGGGGCAGCTGATTGATGAGAAATTTCACATTGCTTACAATCTGACCTATAATACAATGGCCATGCATAAAGATGTAGATACCTCCATGCTTAGGCGTGCAATTTGGAACTATATCCATTGTATGTTTGGAATAAG ATATGATGACTATGACTATGGTGAAATTAATCAGTTGTTGGACCGCAGCTTTAAAGTTTACATCAAAACTGTGGTTTGCACTCCTGAAAAAACCACAAAAAGAATGTATGAGAGCTTCTGGAGGCAGTTCAAACACTCTGAGAAG gttcATGTTAATTTGCTTCTTGTAGAAGCTCGGATGCAAGCTGAACTACTTTATGCTCTGAGAGCTATTACACATTATATGACCTGA
- the SESN1 gene encoding sestrin-1 isoform X5, giving the protein MDQADSSQRRRCRLSLSSPAPSGPDWCRTRELAEPWEILQVGNEDAQMHTLFADSFATLGHLDNITLVMVFHPQYLESFLKTQHYLLQMDGPLPLHYRHYIGIMAAARHQCSYLVNLHVNDFLHVGGDPKWLNGLENAPHKLQSLGELNKILAHRPWLLTKEHIEQLLKTEEHSWSLAELIHAVVLLTHYHSLASFTFGCGISPEIHCEGGHTFRLPSVSDYCNCDITNGNHGVDETHVSPAGSISTTESFCEVEALMEKMKKLQECRDEEEASQEEMATRFEREKRESMFVCCSEDEESAPTRDVSRHFEDPSYGYKDFSRHGMHVPTFRAQDYSWEDHGYSLVNRLYPDVGQLIDEKFHIAYNLTYNTMAMHKDVDTSMLRRAIWNYIHCMFGIRYDDYDYGEINQLLDRSFKVYIKTVVCTPEKTTKRMYESFWRQFKHSEKVHVNLLLVEARMQAELLYALRAITHYMT; this is encoded by the exons ATGGACCAAGCAGATTCATCCCAGAGGAGGAG atgcaggttgagcctctctagtccggcaccctctggacctgactggtgccgaaccagagaacttgctgaaccatgggag ATTCTTCAAGTGGGAAATGAAGATGCCCAGATGCATACATTGTTTGCAGATTCTTTTGCTACTTTGGGCCATTTGGACAACATCACTTTAGTTATGGTTTTCCACCCTCAGTATCTAGAAAGCTTTCTTAAAACTCAGCACTATCTTCTACAGATGGATGGTCCATTGCCTCTTCATTACCGACACTACATAGGGATAATG gcTGCAGCAAGACATCAGTGCTCCTATCTAGTTAACCTCCATGTTAATGACTTCCTTCATGTTGGAGGAGACCCCAAATGGTTGAATGGCCTAGAGAATGCACCTCATAAACTGCAAAGCTTAGgagaattaaataaaatattggcTCATCGTCCCTGGCTTCTCACCAAAGAGCATATTGAG CAACTTCTGAAGACAGAAGAGCATAGCTGGTCCCTGGCAGAGCTGATCCATGCAGTTGTTCTCCTTACGCATTACCATTCACTTGCCTCTTTCACATTTGGCTGTGGAATCAGCCCAGAAATTCATTGTGAGGGTGGCCACACCTTCAGGCTTCCTTCTGTCAGTGACTATTGCAACTGTGATATTACAAATGGCAACCATGGAGTGGATGAAACTCACGTCAGCCCAGCTGGAAGCATTTCA ACAACTGAATCTTTCTGTGAAGTTGAAGCACTTATGGAGAAAATGAAGAAGCTGCAAGAGTGCAGAGATGAAGAGGAAGCCAGCCAAGAGGAGATGGCCACACGttttgagagagagaagagagaaagcaTGTTCGTGTGTTGTTCAG AGGATGAGGAATCGGCACCAACGAGGGATGTGTCTCGTCACTTTGAGGATCCGAGCTATGGATATAAAGACTTTTCCAGACATGGAATGCATGTGCCTACGTTCCGTGCTCAG gACTATTCCTGGGAGGACCATGGCTATTCCTTGGTTAATCGTCTTTACCCAGATGTGGGGCAGCTGATTGATGAGAAATTTCACATTGCTTACAATCTGACCTATAATACAATGGCCATGCATAAAGATGTAGATACCTCCATGCTTAGGCGTGCAATTTGGAACTATATCCATTGTATGTTTGGAATAAG ATATGATGACTATGACTATGGTGAAATTAATCAGTTGTTGGACCGCAGCTTTAAAGTTTACATCAAAACTGTGGTTTGCACTCCTGAAAAAACCACAAAAAGAATGTATGAGAGCTTCTGGAGGCAGTTCAAACACTCTGAGAAG gttcATGTTAATTTGCTTCTTGTAGAAGCTCGGATGCAAGCTGAACTACTTTATGCTCTGAGAGCTATTACACATTATATGACCTGA